In Kitasatospora sp. NA04385, a single genomic region encodes these proteins:
- a CDS encoding GntR family transcriptional regulator, with protein sequence MATDSSGGAGLKRDQVREYLRELVESLTPGDPVPSERALCAQLGVSRPTLRAGVDELVAAGLLVREHGRGMFVAPAKIVQELTPSGGGQPSFSVPRASGSWTSRVLEFSSMPAGAAIGRKLSLSPPTPILHIVLLRLVDGEPMAIEHLHIPARLLPGLAPADLERGDLYQLMAARGVHVHQAVQAIEPTVVSDREARLLAVPALSPALRFERLTTDASGGPVEYVHSLYRGDRYRIVSRISLADPSPATPGDSRHHPGIPPGDLTTRGTGPTVTTGDIQPLL encoded by the coding sequence ATGGCGACGGATTCGTCCGGCGGGGCGGGATTGAAGCGCGATCAGGTCAGGGAGTACCTGCGCGAACTGGTCGAATCGCTGACCCCCGGCGACCCGGTCCCCTCCGAACGGGCGCTCTGCGCCCAGCTCGGCGTCTCCCGCCCGACGCTGCGCGCCGGGGTGGACGAGCTGGTGGCCGCGGGGCTGCTGGTGCGCGAGCACGGGCGCGGCATGTTCGTCGCCCCCGCCAAGATCGTCCAGGAGCTGACCCCGTCCGGCGGCGGCCAGCCGTCCTTCAGCGTGCCCCGGGCGTCCGGGAGCTGGACCAGCCGGGTGCTGGAGTTCAGCTCGATGCCGGCCGGCGCGGCGATCGGCCGCAAGCTGTCGCTCTCACCGCCCACGCCGATCCTGCACATCGTCCTGCTGCGGCTGGTCGACGGCGAACCGATGGCGATCGAGCACCTGCACATCCCCGCGCGGCTGCTGCCCGGCCTGGCCCCCGCCGACCTGGAGCGCGGCGACCTCTACCAGCTGATGGCCGCCCGCGGCGTGCACGTCCACCAGGCCGTCCAGGCCATCGAGCCCACCGTGGTCAGCGACCGCGAGGCCCGCCTGCTGGCCGTCCCCGCTCTCTCCCCCGCGCTGCGCTTCGAACGGCTGACCACCGACGCCTCCGGCGGCCCCGTCGAGTACGTCCACTCCCTCTACCGGGGCGACCGCTACCGGATCGTCTCCCGGATCTCCCTCGCCGACCCGTCCCCCGCCACCCCCGGCGACTCCCGCCACCACCCGGGCATCCCCCCGGGCGACCTGACCACCCGCGGCACCGGCCCGACCGTCACCACGGGGGACATCCAGCCCCTGCTCTGA